Part of the Paenibacillus aurantius genome, CTTGTGGACACCGGCCTGGAGGCCATCTGCCTCGGCCTGGTTCCTCCGTCTATGGATGAGGTGCTGGTCGGTACTATGGACCGGACCCGCTCCACACAGAAAAAATACTCCTTTGTGCTCGGCGTCAATGAAGGCGTGCTTCCGGCTAAGGCGGATGAAACGCCTGTACTTTCAGATGCCGAAAGAGAAAAGCTGAGAGAGTCGGGACTTGATATGCCGGACAGCCTCCGCCGCAGGCTGCTCGATGAGCAGCTGCTTGTGTACTCCGTTCTCTGCTCCCCCTCGGAGCATTTATGGGTTAGCTACCCTCTTGCCGATGAAGAAGGGAAGTCTCTGCTTCCTTCCGAGATCATCAAGTCCATCCGGAGATGGTTTCCGGGGCTCGGGGAGGGGCTGCTGCTGGCGGAGCCCGATCCGGAGAGTGCGGAAGAGGAGCAAATGGCCTACCTGTCCCGCCGGGAGAAGGCACTCGCCGTTCTTCATTCCCAGCTGAAGCAGGGGGCCGCCGGGCGCCCCGTTTCCGAGCTGTGGTGGGAGGCCTACAACTGGTTCGCGGGACGGGAAGCGTGGAAGGCCCCGCTGGAACGCCTTGCGGCCTCCCTCACGTACCAGAACCGCGAGAAGCCGCTTGCTCCTGAAACCAGCCGTCTGCTTTACGGGAATGTGCTTAGGGCGAGCGTTTCCCGAATGGAGCGCTACGTTTCCTGTCCGTTCTCCCAATTCGCTTCTCATGGGCTGAAGCTTAGGGAGCGGCGCATTTACCGTTTGCAAGCCCCCGATATCGGCCAGCTTTTTCATGCCGCGCTGAGCCATGTGGTCCGGGACATGCAGCAGGACCAGCTGGAATGGGCCGTTTTGAGACCGGAGGAAGTAGTGGGGAAGGCTTCTGCGATCGTCGACAAGCTGACCCCGCGCCTGCAGAGCGAGATTCTGCTAAGCACCTCCCGCAACCGCTACATCGCCCGCAAGCTGAAGGAAACGGTCGGACAGGCCACGCTTATGCTGGCCCGGCACCATCAGCTGAGCGAATTCGTTCCGGTCGGGCTGGAGCTGGGCTTCGGTCCCGGGGAGCCGCTCCCCGCTCTTGCTTTCCGGCTGCCTAACGGCTGCCGGATGGAGATCGTCGGGCGGATCGACCGGGTGGACCGCGCCGAGCACGGCAGTGAAATTCTTCTCCGGGTACTCGATTACAAATCGAGTGAAACGAATTTGCGCCTGACGGATCTGTTCAACGGACTGTCTCTGCAAATGCTGACCTACCTGGATGTCGTTATTACCCATTCGCCGCAATGGCTGGGGCAGAAAGCCCGGCCGGCGGGCGTTCTCTATTTCCATGTTCACAATCCCCTCATCCAGACGAGCAACGGGCTGCCTGCCCACTCCGTGGAAGCGGAGCTGCGGAAACGATTCAAGATGAAGGGACTCGTGGCGGACGATACGGAGATCGTCCGGCTGATGGACCGGGAATTGAAGGACCGGACGGGCTATTCCCAAGTCATTCCGGTTTCGGTAAAAACCGACGGCAGCTTTTCCAAGGTGTCCTCGGTCGCTTCCCCCCGGCAGTGGGACCTGCTGAGAGGATACGTACGCTCCGTCATCCGGGAGATCGGAACGGAGATAACGAACGGCCAGGTGGGCATTGTTCCTTACCAGCAGGGTCCCAAATCGGCTTGCACTTTCTGTTCCTACCGGCCGGTCTGCCATTTCGACGCCCAGCTAGAAGGCAACCAATACCGGCTGTTCGGGGCGAGAAGCGGGGAGGAAATATGGGAAGCCATGGAACAGACGGCTTCGGCCCTGGAAGGTCCGGAAACGCTTGAAATCCATACCGACCGCACCAAGGAAACCGGAACGTCACCGGCAGAGAGAGAAGAGAAAGGAGGACCTTGGCGATGACATCCGTTATCCCTAAACCGGCCGATTCAACATGGACGAATGAACAGTGGGATGCCATTTCCCTGTCAGGTGAAAACATTCTCGTGGCGGCTGCCGCGGGGTCCGGCAAGACGGCGGTTCTGGTCGAGCGCATCATCCGTAAGCTGTCCGACGAAACGGATCCCATGGATGTGGACCGGCTTCTGGTGGCGACGTTTACCAAGGCGGCGGCGAGCGAGATGAAGCAGCGGATCCGGGAAGCCTTGTCGGCCGCTCTGGAGAAGAGTCCCGATTCGGCTCACCTCCGCTCCCAGCTGGCTCTGCTTAACAAAGCATCCATTACGACTCTTCACTCCTTCTGTCTGGAGGTCATCCAGCGGCATTACCAGGTCATTCGCCTCGACCCGGGGTTCCGGATCGGGAACGAAACCGAAACGGCCCTCATGAGGCAGGAGCTGCTCGAAGAATTGATGGAAGAGAACTATGAGCAGGCGGAGGAAGACAGCCCGTTCTGGCGGCTGGTCGACTGGTTCAGCGGAGAGCGCAGCGATGCCGCCCTCTTCCGTCTCCTCCTGCAGCTGTACGATTCCTCCCGAAGCCATCCTTATCCGGAGCATTGGCTTAAGGAAATGGCCGGGCTTTTTGGCCGGCATGACGAGGAAGAGGTTGGCGCTTCCGGTCAGGGCTACCTCGCCTGGCAGGAAAGTTTGGCCTCCGATGTGAGGCTGGAGCTGAACGGAATGGCCGGTCTTCTGAAGGAAGCCGTTAGAATAGCCGAAGGTCCGGGGGGACCGGCTCCCTATCTGACCAGTCTGCAGGAAGAGCTTGCGGCGATCGAAGCGAGGCGCGCTGCGGCCCGCGGAAGCTGGGAAGACATGTACCAGGCGTTCCAGGACCCGGTTTTCGGACGGCTGAAGGCGTGCAAGGGGGATGAATACGACAAAGCCCTGCAGGACAAAGTCAAGGCCCTCCGCGATAGCGTCAAGGAAAGGCTCGGCAAGCTGCAAACGGATCTGTTCGGACGGACGGAGGAGCAGTTCCGGCAGGAGCTGGAGAAGACCGCTCCCCTGATGACGGCTTTGGTGGAGCTGGTGCTTGCCTTCGGGGAACGTTACCAGACCGCTAAGCGGAAAAAAGGACTCGTGGATTTCGCGGATCTGGAGCATTACTGCCTGCAAATTCTGACGGGAGCCGAATCGGTGCCGGGCCGGCTGGTCCCTTCCGAAGCGGCTGCCGAATACCGGGAGCATTATCTTGAAATTCTTCTGGACGAGTACCAGGACACGAACCGGGTTCAGGAAGCGATTGTGGAGCTGATCTCCCGGGACGGCAAGGGAAACCGGTTTATGGTGGGCGACGTCAAGCAAAGCATATACCGGTTCCGGCTGGCGGAGCCGGGTTTGTTTCTGGAGAAATACAAGCGCTTCGGCTCGGACGGCACGGGAGGAGGGCGCCGAATTGATCTGGCCCGCAACTTCCGCAGCCGTCAGGAGGTGGTGGACGGGGTCAACTTCCTCTTCCGGCAGATCATGGAGGAGCAGGTAGGAGAAATCCGCTACGACCCGAGCGCCGAGCTCGTTTGTGGAGCGTCTTATCCGCCTAACGAGCTGGATTTGTCGGTCGAGCTCCTTCTGGTCGACAAGGCCGGGCAGGATGAAGGGAAAGGGACTTTCTCTCCTGACGAAGGAGAAGAAAGCGGAGGAGCCGATTCCGAGTCCGCTGACGAGCAGTCGGCCGAGAAAGAGGAGCAGGCGGCTCTTCTGGAAGCGAGGCTGATCGCCTCCCGAATCCGGTCCCTTATGGGAGAGACCGGCCCCCGCTTTCTCACGGCCGGACGAAAGGGCGAGCCGTCCCGGCCGCTCGAGTACCGGGATATTGTCATCCTCATGCGGGCGACCCAGCAGTGGGCGGGCGTCTTCATGGAGGAGTTCAAGAGGGAAGGCATTCCCGTGTATGCCGAGCTGAATTCAGGCTATTTCGCTGCCACAGAGGTCGGGGTGATCCTGTCGCTTCTGCAGATCATCGACAACCCGTTCCAGGATATCCCCTTGGCCGGCGTTCTGCGCTCTCCTATCGTCGGCTTGACGGCGGATGAGCTCGCCCGGATCCGGGCCGCGCACAAGAACGGAAGCTTCTACGAGGCGCTGCTTGCCTATTCGGAAGCCGCCGCATCCACGCTTCAGGCAGCGGCTGTGTCGGAACAGGCATCGCTTGGCGACAGACTTGCCGGCTTCCCGGGCCGTTCTGACACCATGGCCGGAATAGTCAAGGCGTTTCCCGGCAGCCCGGAACCTGAGCTGGCCGCGAAGCTGAGCGTCTTCCTGGACCGGCTCTCCCGCTGGAGAGAGGAAGCGAGGCAGGCCCCCGTCTCCGATTTGATCGGGCAGCTGTACCGGGAGACCGGATACTTTGATTTCACAGGAGGCCTTCCCGGCGGTTCCCAGCGGCAGGCCAACCTTCGTGCTCTCTATGACCGGGCCCGCCAGTATGAGGCCACCTCGTTCCGGGGATTGTTCCGCTTCCTGCGCTTCATCGAACGGATGAGGGACGGGGGAGGAGATCTCGGAACCGCCCGCGCCCTGGGCGAGCAGGAGAATGTAGTGCGGATCATGACCATTCATAAGAGCAAAGGCCTGGAGTTTCCCGTCGTATTCGTAGCGGGAACGGGGAAGATGTTCAACCGGCAGGATTTGAACGGAGGTTTCCTTCTTCATAAGGACCTGGGCTTCGGTCCGCGGTTCGTGGATACGGAGCTCCGGGTCTCGTATCCCACCCTTCCGTCGCTCGCCATCCGCAGGAGGATGAAGATGGAGCTGCTCGCCGAGGAGATGAGGGTCTTGTACGTCGCCCTGACCCGTGCCCGGGAGAAGCTGTATTTGACGGGAACCGTCAAATCGCTGGAAAGCCAAGCGGCGAATTGGGCCCGAATGCTCGGACATAAGGAACTTGTTCTTCCGGACTATGAGCTGGCGCAGGCCAAATGCTACCTTGACTGGATCGGTCCGGCTCTGATTCGGCACCGGGATGCTTCCCTTCTGCGGAAGGCGGCCGGGGAGCCGGAGGGCTTTCCGGCGGGGATGGCCGAGGAGCCATCCCGCTGGTCGGTCACCGTCGTCCCCGCCTGGAAGCTGAGCGCCGTCACGGAGCTGGCTGATGGAACCACCGGACAGGAAAACAGCGTGAAGCTGGAGGCGGTGACCCTTCTCCTACCCGTAACCGGCCTGTCCGGACGATGGAAGGGAGAGATCGACCGAAGACTGTCCTGGGAATATCCCTATGCTCAGGCATCGCGGCTCTTCTCCAAAACGTCGGTGTCGGAGCTCAAACGGCTGAGCGAACAGCGCGAGGCCGTCTTAAGCGGAGACGACGATCCCCCGGGTACTGCCGGATCGCTGCCGGGAACGGGTCGTCCCGTCGTCCCGGCCTTCCGCCGGCCCAAGTTTATGGAGGAGAAGAAGTTGACCGCGGCCGAGCGGGGAACGGTGTACCATGCCGTCATGCAGCTTCTCCCGCTAAAGCCCGGGCTCAGCCGGGACGATATCGAGGCAGCGGTTCAGGATATGGTCACCCGCCGGCTTCTGCTTCCCGAGCAGGCTCAAGCGATCGATCCGGGCGTCATTGCCGCTTTCTTCGCAACCGAAGCCGGTACCCGGCTGCTAGGCGCCCGTCAGGTTCACCGGGAGCTGCCGTTTAATTACCGGATGGAAGCAGGTGAGCTTCACCCGGATGAGGATGAGCGGATCCGCCGAGAGTCAGTTATGATCCAGGGGATCATCGACTGTCTTTTTGAAGATGAGGAGGGTCTTGTGCTTCTCGATTACAAAACGGACGCCCTCCGTCAAGGGGAAGGCAGCCGGGCGGAACGCTACCGGACCCAGATTTCCCTGTACGCTCGGGCGGTAGAAGACATTTGGAAACGCCCCCTCAGCCGGAAATACCTTTATTTCTTTGATGGAGCGGAGCTTGTGACGTTGGATTGACGTTTCGAACGGGTATACGTAAGGCGTGGAAACGAATGTCTTCGACGGATTCCCGGTGACGCTTTTGACGCTGATCGAAGAGTGATTGACAGAGCTCCTTCCTTCGATAGGAATAGGATAGAAGCTGCGGCCGGCAGAAGCCGCCGATACTACTGAAGACCAGGCATTTAGGAGGAACAGCATGCGAATTTTACATACGGCCGATTGGCATTTGGGCCGGACGCTGGAAGGAAGAAGCCGCGGGGAGGAGCAGGAGGCCTTTCTGGATGAGCTCGTGGCCCTCGTCCGCGAGGAGCAGATCGACCTTGTCTTGATGGCCGGAGACGCCTATGATTCCGTCAATCCTCCCGCGAGTGCGGAGAAGCTGTTCTATGACGGACTTTCCCGCCTCGCGGAGGGAGGAAAACGCAAGGTAGCCGTCATCGCCGGCAATCATGATAACCCGGAACGGCTGGCCGCCTCGTGGCCGCTTGCAGAGAAGCAGGGTATTACGCTTGTCGGGCTGCCCATCCCCCATCTGCAGACGCTCACTATCGAACGGACCGGAGAGCAGGCGACGCTTCTCGCTCTTCCCTATCCGTCCGAATCCCGTTTGAGCGAGCTTTTGGCCGATGAGGCGGATGAAGCCAGCCTGCGGACCGCTTACTCCGACCGGATCAAGAACCTCGTGGCCAAGACGTGTGCCGGCTTTAAGTCCGATACGGTCAATTTGATCATGAGCCATTTGTACGTGCTTGGCGGAGCGGAAAGCGAATCGGAGCGTCCGATTCAAGTGGGGGGAGCCTACACGGTCGATACCGCTGCGTTATGCGCCAAGGCTCAGTATGTGGCGCTTGGCCACCTGCACCGTCCGCAAACGATGAAAGCGGGGGACCTGATCCGCTATTCCGGCTCTCCTCTTGCCTACAGCTTCTCGGAAGCCGGACAGGCCAAGTCGGTCACCATTCTGGAGGTGGAGCCCGGCAAGCCGGCCGCTATGCAGGAGCTGCCCCTGAGCTGCGGGCGTCCTCTCGTGCATTGGAAGGCAAAGGGCGGTCTCGCGGAGGTCCACCGTTGGCTGGAGGAGGGACGGGACCACCGGGCATGGATCGATCTGGAGCTGCATCTCGGCGATTCTTTGAGCATGGAGCAGATCCAGTCGCTCCGCCGGCATCACACGGGAATCATCCATATCCGACCTGTCTATCCCGAGATGGAAGCGATGGAGACGATTCGCGAAGCCCAGGTTCCGATGGACGAAATGTTCCGCCGCTTCTATGCCCGGCAAACCGGCGGGGCACAGCCGGACACCGAGCTAGTTCAGCTGTTTATGGAGCTTCTACACGAAACCGCCGAGCTGGAAGCGGCTGCCGGAAAGGAGGAGGGGGCTTGAAACCGATATCGTTAACCCTTTCCGGGCTGCAGAGCTATCGTGAGAAGCAGGAGATCGATTTTACGGCGCTTTGCGGGTCCGGCGTGTTCGGCATCTTCGGACCGACGGGAAGCGGCAAGTCTTCGA contains:
- the addA gene encoding helicase-exonuclease AddAB subunit AddA, which gives rise to MTSVIPKPADSTWTNEQWDAISLSGENILVAAAAGSGKTAVLVERIIRKLSDETDPMDVDRLLVATFTKAAASEMKQRIREALSAALEKSPDSAHLRSQLALLNKASITTLHSFCLEVIQRHYQVIRLDPGFRIGNETETALMRQELLEELMEENYEQAEEDSPFWRLVDWFSGERSDAALFRLLLQLYDSSRSHPYPEHWLKEMAGLFGRHDEEEVGASGQGYLAWQESLASDVRLELNGMAGLLKEAVRIAEGPGGPAPYLTSLQEELAAIEARRAAARGSWEDMYQAFQDPVFGRLKACKGDEYDKALQDKVKALRDSVKERLGKLQTDLFGRTEEQFRQELEKTAPLMTALVELVLAFGERYQTAKRKKGLVDFADLEHYCLQILTGAESVPGRLVPSEAAAEYREHYLEILLDEYQDTNRVQEAIVELISRDGKGNRFMVGDVKQSIYRFRLAEPGLFLEKYKRFGSDGTGGGRRIDLARNFRSRQEVVDGVNFLFRQIMEEQVGEIRYDPSAELVCGASYPPNELDLSVELLLVDKAGQDEGKGTFSPDEGEESGGADSESADEQSAEKEEQAALLEARLIASRIRSLMGETGPRFLTAGRKGEPSRPLEYRDIVILMRATQQWAGVFMEEFKREGIPVYAELNSGYFAATEVGVILSLLQIIDNPFQDIPLAGVLRSPIVGLTADELARIRAAHKNGSFYEALLAYSEAAASTLQAAAVSEQASLGDRLAGFPGRSDTMAGIVKAFPGSPEPELAAKLSVFLDRLSRWREEARQAPVSDLIGQLYRETGYFDFTGGLPGGSQRQANLRALYDRARQYEATSFRGLFRFLRFIERMRDGGGDLGTARALGEQENVVRIMTIHKSKGLEFPVVFVAGTGKMFNRQDLNGGFLLHKDLGFGPRFVDTELRVSYPTLPSLAIRRRMKMELLAEEMRVLYVALTRAREKLYLTGTVKSLESQAANWARMLGHKELVLPDYELAQAKCYLDWIGPALIRHRDASLLRKAAGEPEGFPAGMAEEPSRWSVTVVPAWKLSAVTELADGTTGQENSVKLEAVTLLLPVTGLSGRWKGEIDRRLSWEYPYAQASRLFSKTSVSELKRLSEQREAVLSGDDDPPGTAGSLPGTGRPVVPAFRRPKFMEEKKLTAAERGTVYHAVMQLLPLKPGLSRDDIEAAVQDMVTRRLLLPEQAQAIDPGVIAAFFATEAGTRLLGARQVHRELPFNYRMEAGELHPDEDERIRRESVMIQGIIDCLFEDEEGLVLLDYKTDALRQGEGSRAERYRTQISLYARAVEDIWKRPLSRKYLYFFDGAELVTLD
- the addB gene encoding helicase-exonuclease AddAB subunit AddB — protein: MGLRFVMGRAGTGKSTLCLKEIRKRLEESPEGHPLLLLVPEQSTFQVEQALLESPEIKGYTRAQVFSFRRLAWRVMQETGHTAGVPIDDLGKAMLLQRVIHKRRKEWKVFQQAEGEMGLIGEMTRFYKELKRCGITPEAWEAHTSDLPADREGTGWKDKLEDLSMLYREYESELAGLYLDTESFLPRLAAAMQDCSLLGDAELWVDGFFGFTPQELEVIVKCALHCRQVTVTLCLDRPYDAGERPDELDLFHPTARAMIRLKEQLDAHGAEPAETEILDGTAPPRFAGSPMLAHLERQYALKNPSRGGTYPDGPVETGKPSVSVHAAVHRRAEVEGAAREMLRLVRDEGLRWRDLSVRVRKLGDYSELIGTVFPEYGIPYFLDEKRSVVHHPLVEFIRSSLEIIQHNWRYEAVFRCVKTDFLLPLEGEEDAGAVDRNGMDELENYVLARGIQGYRWKDDRNWSFLQPEVPEEDDGITPEPGRTKEQADKLTACRERIVPVFQRFEERFKNAGGRVSAMTEALYALLEECRVPEKLEGWSGEALKSGRPEKAREHGQVWDRVMDLMDQLVELLGEETVTAEGFTALVDTGLEAICLGLVPPSMDEVLVGTMDRTRSTQKKYSFVLGVNEGVLPAKADETPVLSDAEREKLRESGLDMPDSLRRRLLDEQLLVYSVLCSPSEHLWVSYPLADEEGKSLLPSEIIKSIRRWFPGLGEGLLLAEPDPESAEEEQMAYLSRREKALAVLHSQLKQGAAGRPVSELWWEAYNWFAGREAWKAPLERLAASLTYQNREKPLAPETSRLLYGNVLRASVSRMERYVSCPFSQFASHGLKLRERRIYRLQAPDIGQLFHAALSHVVRDMQQDQLEWAVLRPEEVVGKASAIVDKLTPRLQSEILLSTSRNRYIARKLKETVGQATLMLARHHQLSEFVPVGLELGFGPGEPLPALAFRLPNGCRMEIVGRIDRVDRAEHGSEILLRVLDYKSSETNLRLTDLFNGLSLQMLTYLDVVITHSPQWLGQKARPAGVLYFHVHNPLIQTSNGLPAHSVEAELRKRFKMKGLVADDTEIVRLMDRELKDRTGYSQVIPVSVKTDGSFSKVSSVASPRQWDLLRGYVRSVIREIGTEITNGQVGIVPYQQGPKSACTFCSYRPVCHFDAQLEGNQYRLFGARSGEEIWEAMEQTASALEGPETLEIHTDRTKETGTSPAEREEKGGPWR
- a CDS encoding exonuclease SbcCD subunit D, whose translation is MRILHTADWHLGRTLEGRSRGEEQEAFLDELVALVREEQIDLVLMAGDAYDSVNPPASAEKLFYDGLSRLAEGGKRKVAVIAGNHDNPERLAASWPLAEKQGITLVGLPIPHLQTLTIERTGEQATLLALPYPSESRLSELLADEADEASLRTAYSDRIKNLVAKTCAGFKSDTVNLIMSHLYVLGGAESESERPIQVGGAYTVDTAALCAKAQYVALGHLHRPQTMKAGDLIRYSGSPLAYSFSEAGQAKSVTILEVEPGKPAAMQELPLSCGRPLVHWKAKGGLAEVHRWLEEGRDHRAWIDLELHLGDSLSMEQIQSLRRHHTGIIHIRPVYPEMEAMETIREAQVPMDEMFRRFYARQTGGAQPDTELVQLFMELLHETAELEAAAGKEEGA